The following are encoded together in the Glycine soja cultivar W05 chromosome 5, ASM419377v2, whole genome shotgun sequence genome:
- the LOC114411644 gene encoding alkane hydroxylase MAH1-like has translation MFGYAAAIIAAILFFQYFFHRRRCCKHPILTEYPIIGMLPQLLFNLWRAHDYSTQVLQRHGGTGEFIGPWFTNMDYLVTCDPINVHHMLSKNFHNYVKGPEFRHIFQAFGDGIFAADSEAWKYSRDLFHSLFKQKSFEVFVAKTIHNKVHNGLLPILDHVQQQGRVVDLQDVFNRFTFDNICSIVLGNDPNCLSIDFSEVAIEKAFNEVEESIFYRHVVPRCVWKIQRWLQIGQEKKMTEACKTLDQFIHACIASKREKLSKYNENEMGEAHHVDFLTALMREETAHDDKFLRDAVFNLFVAGRDTITSALTWFFWLVATNPSVEAKILDEMKEKLGTKEKTLGVLSVEEVKRLVYLHGAICEALRLFPPIPFETKQAIKADMLPSGHRVNSGTKILFILYAMGRSEETWGKDCLEFKPERWISEKGGIIYVPSYKFIAFNAGPRTCLGKEISFIQMKMVAAAILHKYRVRVVDHVATPSPSIVLLMKDGLKVQIAKREI, from the coding sequence ATGTTTGGCTATGCAGCAGCAATAATTGCAGCAATCCTCTTCTTCCAATACTTCTTCCATAGGAGACGATGTTGCAAACACCCCATTTTGACAGAATACCCTATCATTGGCATGCTACCACAATTACTCTTCAATTTATGGCGTGCCCATGATTATTCAACTCAGGTGTTGCAACGACATGGTGGCACTGGTGAGTTCATTGGACCTTGGTTTACCAACATGGACTATTTGGTCACTTGCGACCCCATCAACGTCCACCACATGCTGAGCAAGAATTTCCACAACTACGTCAAGGGACCCGAGTTTCGTCACATTTTTCAGGCCTTCGGAGACGGGATTTTCGCCGCTGATTCTGAAGCATGGAAGTACAGCAGGGATCTCTTCCATTCTCTCTTCAAACAGAAAAGCTTCGAGGTTTTTGTAGCGAAAACCATTCACAACAAGGTGCATAATGGTCTTCTTCCAATATTGGATCATGTACAGCAACAAGGAAGAGTGGTGGATCTTCAAGATGTCTTCAATCGCTTCACCTTCGATAACATATGTTCTATAGTTCTTGGAAATGACCCTAATTGTCTTTCCATTGATTTTTCTGAAGTTGCCATTGAGAAGGCTTTTAATGAAGTAGAAGAGTCCATATTCTACAGACATGTAGTGCCTAGGTGTGTTTGGAAGATCCAGAGATGGCTTCAAATTGGTCAAGAGAAGAAGATGACAGAAGCATGTAAAACCCTTGATCAATTCATACATGCATGCATAGCATCTAAGAGAGAGAAGCTAAGCAAGTACAACGAAAATGAAATGGGTGAAGCTCATCATGTTGACTTTTTAACAGCTTTGATGAGAGAAGAAACAGCACATGACGATAAATTTCTAAGGGATGCTGTGTTCAATCTATTTGTGGCTGGAAGAGATACCATAACTTCAGCTCTCACGTGGTTCTTTTGGCTTGTTGCCACAAACCCCTCAGTTGAAGCCAAGATTCTTgatgagatgaaagaaaaaCTTGGGACCAAAGAAAAGACGCTGGGGGTTTTAAGCGTGGAGGAAGTGAAAAGGCTAGTTTATCTGCATGGTGCTATATGTGAAGCATTGAGGCTATTTCCTCCTATACCTTTCGAGACCAAGCAAGCAATTAAAGCTGATATGCTTCCTAGTGGTCATCGTGTTAATTCCGGTACaaagatattatttattttgtatgcaATGGGAAGATCTGAAGAAACATGGGGAAAAGATTGTTTGGAGTTCAAACCAGAGAGGTGGATCTCAGAGAAAGGAGGTATTATTTATGTACCATCTTACAAATTCATTGCTTTTAATGCAGGACCTAGGACTTGCTTAGGGAAAGAAATATCCTTCATTCAAATGAAGATGGTGGCAGCTGCTATTTTGCACAAGTATCGTGTTCGAGTGGTGGATCATGTTGCTACCCCAAGCCCTTCAATTGTTCTTCTTATGAAGGATGGTTTAAAggtacagatagcaaaaagagaaatttaa
- the LOC114411645 gene encoding alkane hydroxylase MAH1-like: MAFHGYAAAPTIAAIFCFLYFFHRRLCCRHPLLTDYPILGMLPQLLFNLWRAHDFFTEILKLHGPTGEFTGPWFTNMDYLVTCDPINVHHMLSKNFHNYVKGPEFRHIFQAFGDGIFTADFEAWKYNRDLFHSLFKQKSFEVFLVKTIHNKVHNGLLPILDHVQQQGRVVDLQDVFNRFTFDNICSIVLGNDPNCLSIDFSEVAIEKAFNEAEESIFYRHVVPRCVWKIQRWLQIGQEKKMTEACKTLDQFIHARIASKREELSKYNENEMGEAHHVDLLTALMREGKAHDDKFLRDAVFNLFVAGRDTITSALTWFFWLVATNPSVEAKILEEMKEKLGTKEKSLGVLSVEEVKRLVYLHGAICEALRLFPPIPFERKQAISSDMLPSGHRVNSGTMILFSLYAMGRFEETWGKDCFEFKPERWISEKGGIVYVPSYKFIAFNAGPRTCLGKDSSFIQMKMVATAILHKYRVQVVEGFVATPSLSIVLLMKDGLKVQITKREL, from the coding sequence ATGGCCTTCCATGGCTATGCTGCAGCACCAACAATTGCAGCAATTTTCTGCTTTCTATACTTCTTCCACAGGAGACTATGTTGCAGACACCCCCTTTTGACAGACTACCCCATCCTCGGCATGCTGCCACAATTACTCTTCAACCTGTGGCGTGCCCATGATTTTTTCACTGAGATATTGAAACTGCATGGACCAACAGGTGAGTTCACTGGACCTTGGTTTACCAACATGGACTATTTGGTCACTTGTGACCCCATCAACGTCCACCACATGCTGAGCAAGAATTTCCACAACTACGTCAAGGGACCCGAGTTTCGTCACATTTTTCAGGCCTTCGGAGACGGGATTTTCACCGCTGAttttgaagcatggaagtacaACAGGGATCTCTTCCATTCTCTCTTTAAACAGAAAAGCTTCGAGGTGTTTTTAGTGAAAACCATTCACAACAAGGTGCATAATGGTCTCCTTCCAATATTGGATCATGTACAGCAACAGGGAAGAGTTGTGGATCTTCAAGATGTCTTCAATCGCTTCACCTTCGATAACATATGTTCTATAGTTCTTGGAAATGACCCTAATTGTCTTTCCATTGATTTTTCTGAAGTTGCAATTGAGAAGGCTTTTAATGAAGCAGAAGAGTCCATATTCTACAGACATGTAGTGCCCAGGTGTGTTTGGAAGATCCAGAGATGGCTTCAAATTGGTCAAGAGAAGAAGATGACAGAAGCTTGTAAAACACTTGATCAATTCATACATGCACGCATAGCATCTAAGAGAGAGGAGCTAAGCAAGTACAACGAAAATGAAATGGGTGAAGCTCATCATGTTGACTTGTTAACAGCTTTGATGAGAGAAGGAAAAGCACATGACGATAAATTTCTAAGGGATGCTGTGTTCAATCTATTTGTGGCTGGAAGAGATACCATAACTTCAGCTCTCACGTGGTTCTTTTGGCTTGTTGCTACAAACCCCTCAGTTGAAGCCAAGATTCTCGAAGAGATGAAAGAGAAGCTtgggaccaaagaaaagtcgcttGGGGTTTTAAGCGTGGAGGAAGTGAAAAGGCTGGTTTATCTGCATGGTGCTATATGTGAAGCGTTGCGTCTCTTTCCTCCTATACCCTTTGAGCGCAAGCAAGCAATAAGCTCTGACATGCTTCCTAGTGGTCATCGTGTTAATTCCGGTACaatgatattattttctttgtatGCAATGGGAAGATTTGAAGAAACATGGGGAAAAGATTGTTTTGAGTTCAAACCAGAGAGGTGGATCTCAGAGAAAGGAGGTATTGTTTATGTACCATCTTATAAATTCATAGCTTTTAACGCAGGACCTAGGACTTGCTTGGGCAAAGACTCATCCTTCATTCAAATGAAGATGGTGGCAACTGCTATTTTGCACAAGTATCGTGTCCAAGTGGTGGAGGGTTTTGTTGCTACTCCAAGCCTTTCAATTGTTCTTCTTATGAAGGATGGTTTAAAGGTACAGATAACAAAAAgggaattataa
- the LOC114411426 gene encoding U-box domain-containing protein 40: MEKEVVENLWNGDRDSQIQAALELGRLSRKQRHKLEESGVMVPLVSMLHSQDYEAIEAALCALLSLSFGSERNKIRIIKSGALPVLVSLLYCHSQTVIIQLTLAAMLTLSSCKANKVAIASSGAIQLLAEFVNSNCSTQSQLDAIATLHNLTTCKEIMPLIVSSGVMFSLLELIHSTVKSSPLVEKAIELLENIVSSSESALCKAAGAGGAIGILVETIEDGSLLSKEHAVSILLLICQSCREKYRGLILTEGVMPGLLQLSVDGTWRAKSIAQELLLLLRDCSNYGSRCKQINHELIERIMEEIEAEGEKLADTTLRLVEEMIAKLNA, from the exons ATGGAAAAAGAGGTTGTGGAAAACCTTTGGAACGGTGATAGAGATTCTCAAATTCAAGCAGCTTTGGAACTGGGTAGATTAAGCAGGAAGCAGAGGCACAAGTTGGAAGAGAGTGGTGTTATGGTTCCTCTTGTTTCCATGCTTCATTCTCAAGACTATGAAGCCATAGAAGCTGCTTTGTGTGCCTTGCTCAGCCTTTCCTTTGGCAGTGAAAG aaataaGATTCGGATCATCAAATCTGGAGCTTTGCCAGTTCTGGTGAGTCTCCTCTATTGTCATAGCCAGACAGTGATCATACAATTGACATTAGCAGCCATGCTAACCCTCTCTTCTTGCAAGGCAAATAAGGTAGCAATTGCTTCATCTGGGGCTATCCAACTCTTGGCTGAATTTGTCAACAGCAATTGTAGCACTCAGTCTCAGCTTGATGCTATAGCTACTCTACACAACCTCACAACCTGCAAAGAGATTATGCCATTGATTGTCTCTTCTGGTGTTATGTTCTCCTtgcttgaactgatccacagcACAGTAAAATCATCTCCATTGGTTGAGAAAGCAATTGAGTTGCTAGAGAACATTGTGTCTTCATCAGAGAGTGCACTTTGTAAGGCTGCTGGTGCTGGTGGAGCGATCGGGATACTAGTCGAGACTATTGAAGATGGATCTTTACTAAGCAAAGAGCATGCAGTGAGTATACTTTTACTTATATGCCAGAGCTGCAGAGAGAAATATAGAGGGTTGATTTTGACAGAGGGAGTGATGCCAGGATTGCTTCAGTTAAGTGTGGATGGAACATGGAGAGCCAAATCCATCGCTCAAGAACTGTTGTTGCTTCTGAGGGACTGCTCCAATTATGGCTCAAGATGTAAACAAATCAATCATGAGCTTATAGAACGGATAATGGAAGAAATTGAAGCAGAAGGAGAGAAATTGGCAGATACTACTTTAAGGTTGGTAGAGGAAATGATTGCAAAGCTCAATGCTTAA